Below is a window of Impatiens glandulifera chromosome 2, dImpGla2.1, whole genome shotgun sequence DNA.
cattgactacccttagcacataaaatatagatgtgtgagcttcatccaacgatgtatacccacacaccttcacattggagctccaagtctcatgcaaataatcaattaatgtgaacatggagtatgaattaaagcgtaagaaagtttaaatacttggccaaaattactttcaagtcaaacgtcgaatgtcccaagcagagtcgccagaaaactgtgatcgattttttttttaaatattttgatcgactagtttgaaaattctgggacactctttaaaaattttattttctgaaaacgtgagggaaattaattttaatgttgaaaaatttaagttttaaaaacgaggctttatagacaactccatatcttaccttcccgtcgaatctgggagagattggaagttttttaatgggaagtatgtcataggcctttttttaacttttttcaatattaattaacctcacgactagagagtcgccacctaatttcaaaaattaggaatttaagagatgtgagttcgacgtttggttacgtgtgggaaagggttttttagacgctatatcccacaacgcccctaaggtctctactaattagttttgacctttctttaaaacattcttacgctttacattttaggattttccatttaaaacatttaatgggtttgcatgggataaaaaaataagcaaagataaaagaaaacgagagcaaataattcacacataaagttatcctaaaaatcaaaactaggcaagttattaatcaaaaattaattggcctaagtctagattaatttttaagaaactttattgaattatttaaagttctaaaattttactattttggggttttttatttaaataaaaaaaataatgaaaataatgaaaataataaaaataataataaaaaaaaataaaaaaaaatataaaaaagtcaATAAGCAAATCTAAGATTTCCTAAGCAAATCTTGTGACCAACTTAACAAGAGTAGTGTTTGCTTAGAATTTTCAAATAGGCAtcctagagagagaagagagaggaaGGTGAAGGTTGAAGGTCAAGTCCTTTgttagggtgttaagaggggtatttataggcaaagctatgaaaccttagggcccaaaggcccatttaacaaacttgaccgttggaaagaaaactattttaaacatttacaaatgtttaaaataatggagcaatctccacttgacatgtcactaaatcaagttttcaatccaatgggatttaatctttatttaataatgatgtaatagttagtcattttaattttataattaaaaaataaccaagtcttcaatcttttcttctaCACACACGTTGAAACTTTCTCTCTTGCCACTTCCTCATCTTTTTCagcaacttttttttattttcttttgaccgcacatgatagaatcgtcatttcaagatttgtggttgtcaccatcaagaagatgaccgttgccttcacctaactcttttaacatttgatttcatgggtcgaatcttgggcatgggtcggtccattagtcgggtgaccggtcggatccgtcaattggatcctttccttggccttacttcgggttgatttgcctttgatttggatcttcctatctctattcacaaatctgattcgatcttgcatgtggatcttggattgaccaatttccctttatcctacaaaagaaataaaattaaaacaaacaattaaaaaaagcaattgtattattattaattattcctattttgaaggaacaattataattataataaaatactaactaacttaatctgcaaaatctaatctaactaatctaattaaaagaaaacaaaatatacctaacgaaattttataaaaaaatgctaatatatattttgtaaataatttttttaatttttattttttataaatacccaagtaattaattaaataaaaccttgaatattttaagtataataacttctctaagtgttgtaacatagacaaattactaccttaactttattaagaatccaaaatcaattattttcaaaaactcaattgttttaaaaaataatcgtctttaatataaatcgtgcaatgagtccgtgaatgaattcgagaaaattttatagactcagatttatgaaaagcataaactataaaatttggtgtgaaaaatgagtgtctacagttACTATGTATTTTCCCTAGTGTTGTTTTAACAGAACAGTTTCATTAGTTTCGTCAACTTCCATCTCAATTACGTCTAACTAATTCATGCTTGCAACCAAAAAGTCTGGAGTAAAAAATCAATTGCAATTTCTTTGATATAGAAAGAGCTATCAATAATACCTCGTAGCAACGCTAGGGTTTGACGATTTGGTGGATTCTGCGGCTAGGGTTGAAGAACAAGTCGAACAAGTCTTCAGCGTTGTCTAAACTTGGGAGAAAATGAGGTCTGAAGGAGGGGCAACAATGGAAGACAATTTGGACGAACAATTTCTTTGAGATAGAAAGAACTATCAATAATACCTCGCAACAACGCTAGGGTTCGACGATTTGGTGGATTCGGCGGCTAGGGTTGAAGAACAAATCGAACAAGTCTTCAGCGTTGTCTAAATTTGGGAGAAAATGAGATCTGGAGGAAGGGCAACGATGGAAGACAATCTGACAAGAAAACTGATAAAGATTAGAAATAGAAATCCTTGAATTTGAAATAGGAAATGTATTTCAGGAAGAATAAGGAATTATTTTGCCAATAGAAAAACATCTCCAACTCTATATCTAAATCAAACTTAGAAAACTGTcaaatcaaatgaaaaatattatcaaacacaACATTAGGTGTTAatctcaattatattatttcaatattttgtttagaatttttttgagATAAATAGTAATTCACAATTGGTCAAacttatttagtttaaactaTTCCCATGACTTAACTAGAGGTTAGAATTTGTTAGGATTTTGTATTTGATTTGTTGTTGTTATATGGAGTgagagatattttaataatttataaataatgtatcATTTTTGTATCCTTCCTtcctttcattaattatattatttaaataattaattaaaatatctttcacttttacttatatattttccTCAAAAAATAATTCCCAATAACTTAGGGTTTCATACCCTAAATGCCTAACAACTAAACCTtgtagtaattttttttttaacaaaaacaagaaaCAGGAAGAAAGGAGATTTCTTTGTTTTTGGATATACagtttctttctctctctctcagtCTTGTCTGTCTTCCGCTCGCGCCTCCCGCTTGATACGTTGATAAAGCCAGAGCCAGTACTCTCTCAGCTCGCCTCTCTGAGCGAACGGACAAGTGCATTGTGCCTTCAATTGCTAACGCTGCATAACAATGATTCCACCTAACCAGGATTACAACAACGGCAACCATCACCAGCAAATGGGTCCCACACCGAAACTCCGACGATGTAATCGTCGCGCCAGGTCGCGTGAGTGGGGAGACGGGCCGGCTACGGTTTCTGCCGCGCCGCCACATTCAGGGATAGAAGCTCCTCCTCCTCCATGTACGGACTTCGATAAGGCCTACTTCCATTCTTACTCTCACGTTGGTATCCACGAAGAGATGATAAAGGTCTGTTTATAGTTTCGGTTCATTCCCCATATCCAGTTAGTAGTTATCTGTGTTGGTCTGCGTTTTGTTTTTCATGAACTTTCGTTTTTTGATTGCTGCAAGAATGGTTCGTCTAGGGTTTAGTATAGGATTTTGCGTCCGAATCTAACAAAAATCAAGTAACCTGTATGTACGAGTTGTTTAAATGATACCCTTATTGAAACTTTTCTTCAGACCGCTTGATTGTTTTGAGCCTTTGCATTTTCTTTGCTAAAATGTATCCTTTTGGACGATGCAGGACCAGATACGAACGGAAACATATAGGAAAGCCATTATGCAGAATCAGAAGTACTTAGCTGGAAAAGTGAGATTACCATCATCTACTGACCTTTGATTTTTATGACATGTTCTCAATTGTAAAGGGTTACTGTCTATTTCCCTGAAAGATCCCATTGTTCATCAATGCTAGAAGCTCTCTTGTTTATGCAAGTTCTCTAATGCATTTATTCGCTATATCTTTCAGGTTGTGGTTGATGTTGGCTGTGGAACGGGCATCCTTTCTATTTTCTGTGCCCAAGCTGGAGCCAAACGAGTAAGATCTCTTATTTTCATATTACTGGATGTATTGTTTTTGTGGATAGAAATTAATAGTTGATTACAGAGgattttcttaaatggaaactAGTATAGGATGACTAGGAGAAAGAACTAAGTAATCATGGTGAGCGTACTACAATTAGATCTTTAGCTTCTATTCTTGAAACTCGAGAAGGTTGAGAAATTGATGAAGTAATAAACAATGTTGAACTGTTGGCTTGATCTCTTTTTTGGACTTCTGTTCTCTAACTTCATTTGGAAACCCAATTTTTTTGTCAGATTTCTCACTCAAATATAGATGGGATCATATTTGGAAATAAGGTGTATCTGAATTTATTATAtcacatattcaaaatataattggCGGTTTCTCAATCAGTTCTCAATCTAGATCCACAGTTATAAACAAAATTGTTCCCAGTAGGCTCCGTGTTTGAAATTGGAAGTTGTTACTCTAATCAACTGAAGAACAGGCAGCCTCTGTTTAAccaaaaaaagagaaaagtttttctttcttgtattCACTGCACATCCGCCTTAACATTCTTACTCCGATGGTCATTTGTTTATATGGCTCACCATTCTGACTCTAGCAATTTTACTTCTAAATTCAATCTATGTCAAAGGTGCCTCCAGCAgccacataaataaatataacttactACCCTTGTCAAATATCGAAGTAACAAAATTTAGCTGACTTGGGCGCATTACTGAAAGGattaaatgtcatattttgGTTGGGTAAGATATCTGATTCCCATAGCAGAATTACAAGCTTTTTGGAGCAAAAAATGGTTGTTGAGGAAAATGGTTCTGAAATGTGAAATCTTTGTCCTTGTCTTGATCCCATTTGGGGGGTTTTTAGAGCTCTTCTAGGTTTTCATATTGAAATCTTATGCAGATCAATCTGATATTTGTTTATGATTTTAGGTGCATCAGTAATTTATCTGCAATATTGCTTTTTCTGTTTGTTGCTGGTTTTACTGCCAAAAATGTACAGATTGTACTCTTAGGTCTTGTTTGGTGAAGGATTGATTGGATTTAATCCAAACTATCAAcgatcaaatcattcaaatcatcgactaaaatattaaaataccctttatattttttataacatcttataaatacaaaggatatttgactcatttaacccCAAATAAGTCACTTTTTCACCATTTGTTTTTCGTTCTTTCCAAATAATCAGATTCTATCAAACACCCCCTACCTCAAAGGCTCAAACAAACTCTTACTCTTTATTTTTCCTGAAAAAGTTAACAACCTCTTCCTCCTGTATTCTGTTCACCTACCTCATTGATATAAATTCTCTCTGCGTCAGcgtattgtgttttttttctctttagataaaaaaaaaaccttaagcAGATTAGAGGACCTTCGCCAATTTCCTTTCTTCTCTGAAGAGGGAcgattagtttttttattctaCAATCGCACTATATAGGTACTGATATTGTATTGTACAATTCCACCTGTACAGGTCTATGCAGTGGATGCTAGTGGCATTGCGGTGCAGGTATTGTATCATTCATTTTTATTGACAAAATCATCTTGTATTCTGTTATGTTAATTCTATAGTATTTCTCAGGCTCAATGAATTCTATAAATGTCAATCCTCCCTTTACTGATGGCAGAATCTAGTAGATCCTGTAAAAATTGATGACACTTTTTAAAATCTACAATTGCATCTTTATATATCATGTTAAAATCAAAACATGCAAATCAATTAATACTTGCAGTTGCAGGTACTGTGGCATCTTAGTGTTTTTTAGCAACCATGTTTGAACCAACTATGCatttattaaggaaaaaaagttaatttttcttCCTAAGCTTGCATCAAAAGCTCGTTTGCTTCTTCAACTTGCGACGATCAAGATTTGCTTACTGAACTTTAAAAAATTGCCCAAGTTTCTTTGCGTCGTCAATTTTTGGTTAATTCCGTTAATGTCATATGCATTCGCtttagaaagaaaatacaaaCATTTGTAAACGATTGAGATTAAACAGCTGCAAAATTTGTGTAGAAATGATTAAGAACtttgaataattcaaattccattttcaaaaaattgaataattcatattaataattgttaattgtattaattaattgtaataatttcAAGAAACGATGACGGCAAATAATTTGAGCCACTTTTTAAAAGTAGAGAAAGCAAAACAATCCCGACAAAAAATGAGGAAACAAAACTAGAATTTTTTGCAAGTTCAGGAAACAAATGAACTTTTATCCTATATTTCAATAGAAGCAACTTAGCAGTTAAATCTTGTTTGTAATTCatattgattttgaattgagCCTGTGACACATCTTGAAATTACTCTTCCTTACCAGGCACATGAAGTTGTGAAGGCCAATAACTTATCTGAAACAGTTATTGTTTTGCATGGGCGTGTCGAGGTATGCTTCTCATAACATGCTATTGGATgttctttaaatataaaaggtaTCTTTCGAAGTATGCCAATAAATTGTTGCTATTTGTACTGTGTGCTCTCTTTGGCCTTATTTGGAAGCTAAAATCAAAATTGATGCTTCTACTATTATTGCTAGTccatattgatatatatgatattttcttTGTCAAAATTTAGAATCTACTTCCTTTTAACTTGCTCGAAAAGGTCTTTTGCCCACTCGTTTTGTTGTTGGTTGTGAACTCAATAGCTCAAATTCTCCACTTAGTTATCTTTTTGGCTAACAATGTTAAAAAGAATTCTTAAACTCCTTATATATTGCACATGGAATGCATACGTTTATCAACGTTCTCATTGATCTAGTCGTTCAATTTCTCTCAGCCAAATCCAAACACCAGAGAACCATATTTAAATGCCCCAAAATTTGGTTAAAATTCACCATAACTACCCCACCCTGCATAGCTTAATTGGTAAGAGTGTTGAACTAAGAGATTGAGGGGGTCTCATGTTCGATTCCTATTAAGAATACCTTGATTGAAGTTGGGTAATGgaggaaatttgatcaaatgaccctcaaaagagGGTATTCTCAAAACTAACCTCAATAATAACTTTTTgcaaaaataactattttaaataaatttggaccattttacccttaaatttatttttttccttttttttgcGCCCAACGCCCTTctcaaattttacttttttttccaCGCAAAATGATTTTTGCGCCCCACGcccttcttaattttttttttcccaCGCAAAATGCTTTTTACTAGCCACTGTTATTACAATCAACATGATCGATGTCAATAactatataaacataatataatctCATAATCCACATTTATCCATCACTCATGTactaaaaagttaaaatcaagTTTCTCCTTTAATGCATTTGATTCTCTGTGCATATACGATATCTCAACCTTATTACTCAATAGGCCCTCCAACTGTTCTTCCATTTCATGCCTTAACCTTGAGAGATAATGGTCATTCTAAAATTCTAGATCCCATTCCTGGATAACAACTGAACTTTAATCGATACTGACTTCCTAAACTGCAGTTCTTGATCTTGCATTTTGCTTTGTTATTCAAACTTACAATTCAATGAAAATTCATAGAACACGGTACAACAAAGCAATATATGGTCCAAAAATTACCTGCAAACGAGCAACCTCTCCCAATTGCATTCCCAAAACACCTTCATCCCATCCTGATACAAACAGAGAGAGATTTTCTTTAGCTCTAGTTTCAGAGGGGAAGTTCAGAttttttaacatccatttaatattaaacaaactATAATAGTAATTGACTGTTGATAACTTCCATTCCATGTATATAACATTATTGAAACATATCAATTGCAATATTAAGCACAGAACCAAACGAATGAATTGAGATTGTAGAGTATTATAACCTTTAATAACAGAACCTAGGCCAGGCCGATCTTGAAAGTGAAAGGCTCCTGTCCAGGGTCCTTTGTgctaaacaaaaaaacaaacaaaaaagagTAAAAATAAGATAAAGGGGTGGATCgataaaaggagaaatcaaAATTGAAGTTCAATAGATTCGTAAGCGTACCTCCAAAACTTTTTAGTAAGATCTCCAATTTTGCTTGCATGCAAAGGAAGACGGTGGGAGTTAGAGCAAATATGCAGTACAGAGATTAGATATCGAACGAAATATAGAGAAAGGTAAAGAAATAACCAAATCTAATGCAGTGAATGGTGACGGTTTGGCCGACGACAGGCTTGGGACCGTTTCCAGCTTTCAAAATCTGCTTCTCCACTCCCATTTTCCAAGTTTGCTTCTTCGgtcttctttctctttctgtATTTACGGTTAGGAAGGGAAATTTGATCCCTAAAAACCAGAAAAACATTCACCTAAAACCTTAAaaacctaaaaccctaaaacataTTATACACAGCATGCAAATGGAGCggggaaaaaaataaaactcaccAGAATATGCAAGCGGTGAATGGTTGCGGGGAGGCGTACGTCGTTGCTTGGCGATCGTCCGGCGTACGTCGTTGCTTGGCGATCGTCCGTCGTTGCTTGGCTTGCCAATCGTCGGGGAGGAAACCGGGGAAGAGAGTGAAGGGAGAGCAATGGTCGGTTCCGGGGAGAAGAgggaaaaaaagaagaaaaaatgggGGGAAAAGGGAAGGTTActggaattaaaaaaaatatagtaagggtaaaatggtcaaaaattttaaaaaaatgttatatttgaaaaaccaTTTTTTCAGGGTTAGTTTTGAGAGGAGGGTTACttttagggtcatttgatcaaatttcccggTAATGGTGGTGGTATATTACACTAGCCTCCTCCaggaataaaagaaaatcatcgtAGCCCTATGTAGCATCGAtacttcaatttctttttccgAAGTATCGGATACGATACGGCAAAACGGGTATCGGATACGGAAAAATAAGTATCGTTGACTTTTCTTAGGGTTGACCAATCCGATACGGTTTGGATACGTTTTGGgtgaattttcaaaaataaaaattttagtatcaaaatgaaaataaataattattttagggACATATTTTGACCTAATATTAGACTTCATTCCCTTTCTTCCCCAATTCACCCATGAAACAGCTGCACTAGCCCTCATGATAATAGAGTTACgttaatctgaaaaaaaaagttaattcaTTCGAATATGCCCAATTTTGTTTTGCTGAAATATATTAACAGTCCTTTAGATACTGATAGATGTATGTTTAACTAACCGTCCTTACTCCTTACTAATAATATTATGGTTAACTAACTCTTTAAATCAGGTTAGGTTCAAAGTCAAATTTAAACCTAAATGTATCCtatataatattcaatttataaaatattatatatataatatttttataaattttaataatttgtgtatCCTAAACTTATCGTAtactatattttcaaaatttgtcgTATCGCCGTATCGTATTTGATATGATACCTGTATCCTATCCGTGCAACATAGCCCTAGCCTCTATCTTCTGTTATCAGGGCATACAAGCTATACAAAATGTTTTATGGGACAAACACATATTATGTAGTGTTTTTCTAGGTTAGTAAGTATAATCTGCTCTGATGTTGACAGGATGTTGAAATTAATGAAGAAGTTGATGTTATAGTTTCAGAATGGATGGGGTATATGCTTCTGTATGaggtaataaattaaatatatttctattttgTTTTCTGAAGTATTTATTACCATGTGCCTTTTGTAATACTATTCTTGTAAGCGATTGTGTCTGTTGTGGCTTGCCTTCCCAGAGTATGCTTGGGAGCGTTATTACAGCCAGAGACCGCTGGCTGAAACCTGGTGGTTTGATACTTCCTTCTTATGCCACGGTATTCAACTCCTATTATATCTCTTCTGGTTTGATTGACCTCTCTGGTGCATTTACATGCTCCAAGTCCTTTTTCTGTTAGGGAGGCCAATTGTTTACGATTAGCAACATCGCTGTCTTTGTTTTATTGGGAAAGGCTGAAGCTTAAAATTTAAAAGCGAAAGAAGTAAAAGACAAAGGTGTACAATACATAAGTCAGTGTCCCAAATATTTCCCATCAAgtggttatttccaaataatcttGTGTAATGTAGGTTATAGAAAATCAAGttatttggttaaaataaatgtatatatttaaaaatagaggatattttaatattttggttttgTATGATGTGGTTAATGAGTAGATTGTTGATTGGATAGTTCCAAATGATTCACATCAAACAAGACCTAGGATTAAGTAGAGGCAATGAGTACCTAACTCTTGCACATAAGCTAGTTAGCCTCATTGTTCCGTTACTTGCTTCTTCCACCTTCTACTTTGATTTTGAAGGTTTCAAAAGTTCACAATAACTTTCCATATCTGCTCAATGATTCTTCTTACTCTTCCAAACActtttttatcatttcttttGTAATTTACTAGTAACTGGAGGATTTGTCGAACTGGTTTActtgtaaattagattttatagGATTGGTTTACCACAATTACTCATAGGAGTTGGCATTTAAACTCTCTTCAACACTCTTGACTTTTCTTACTCGTGCAGTTGTATATGGCACCTGTCACTCATCCCGACAGGTATGCTGCAAGTATCGATTTTTGGCGCAATGTCTATGGGATTGACAGTGAGtgcaaatattgaattaaattctctataatatttcttttgatGAATAAATGAGCTTTGTGGATTTCTAGAACTATTAATTTAATGTTCTTATGTTTTAACAGAAATTGTATCTTTTACTATGTTCTAAACTTTCCTATATCCTTATTGCTCAACCCGAATGAACCAATTGTATCTATAAATTGATTTATGTAATTTTCTTGTTGCAGTGTCTGCTATTTTGCCATTAGCAAAGCAATGTGCTTTTGAAGAGCCATCAGTGGAGACAATATTTGCTGAAAATGTTTTAACTTGGCCACACGTGGTAAAACTCCAGTTCTTCCAAATTGAACAAGCTTAGGAGAATGAACTGTAActtgaaattgttttatttgatttcagGATTAGTTTTGGCTACAATTTTTATATGTACTTCAATATGTCAAATCTGCTTGTTTATTTATTGTCCCCAATAATTTGAAAGCTGTCTTAGGATGGAAGGGAAAGTTAGATGTCCTAAAGAGTATTGTGAGATCTTTATCTGGATATGTCTGAGAAACTGTCAATGAAGCATgcaatttaaacttaatttgcTTAATATTGGTTGGTAATCTTGGTAAACATGTCTTTTTCTTCTTATGATTAACAGGTGAAGCATGTTGACTGCTACACAGTTACAAGAGAGGAACTAGAATCAATTTCTACAAGTTTTAAATTTACATCAATGATGCGAGGTAAGATGTCACTCAAGTGAAAACAccttgaaacaaatattttggatCCAGAAAAGTATCTGGATGAGATTATGTTTGAAACTACATTTTATAAGagacatatttaaaaatttactgGTTATTTCTCATATGGATCTGAATCCTAATCCTGATACAGAACATTATAGTTGTTTAATGAATCCGTTAGTGATCTCACCAATAtgaaacttttttatttttttaacttctttttgttttccttttcagCTCCATTCCATGGATTTGGATTCTGGTTTGACGTGGAGTTTAGTCATCCTGAAAATGAAACCGAAACCGATAATGATTCATCTTTTGCTGATAATACATCAAATGGTCAACCGAATAACGTTACTACTCCAACAGGGAAGAGGCGGTCAAATCCTAATGAAGCACTTGTATTATCCACTGCACCTGAAGATCCTCCAACTCATTGGCAACAGGTATTTGCTCTTATGCATTTTCAAACAAActaattatgtataattaattcATGAAGAATTTCAGTCAAACACATCTCATGAATCCAATTACTAgtttatgaataaaaaagagtaaaatTTATTCGTCAATT
It encodes the following:
- the LOC124927522 gene encoding probable protein arginine N-methyltransferase 6, producing the protein MIPPNQDYNNGNHHQQMGPTPKLRRCNRRARSREWGDGPATVSAAPPHSGIEAPPPPCTDFDKAYFHSYSHVGIHEEMIKDQIRTETYRKAIMQNQKYLAGKVVVDVGCGTGILSIFCAQAGAKRVYAVDASGIAVQAHEVVKANNLSETVIVLHGRVEDVEINEEVDVIVSEWMGYMLLYESMLGSVITARDRWLKPGGLILPSYATLYMAPVTHPDRYAASIDFWRNVYGIDMSAILPLAKQCAFEEPSVETIFAENVLTWPHVVKHVDCYTVTREELESISTSFKFTSMMRAPFHGFGFWFDVEFSHPENETETDNDSSFADNTSNGQPNNVTTPTGKRRSNPNEALVLSTAPEDPPTHWQQTVVYFFEPLDVEQDQVIEGSVRLSQSKENARFMNIHLEYESGDNKFVKESVMR